Genomic segment of Truepera radiovictrix DSM 17093:
TTCTTCTCCAATAGCGGCGCCGAGGCGGTCGAAACCGCCCTCAAGCTCGTGCGCGCCGCTCGGCCGGGGGCGCGTTACCTCATCAACTTCGCGCGCGCCTATCACGGCAAGACCCTGGGGGCGCTCTCGCTGACCCCCAACGAGGAGTTTCAGGCGCCCTTTCGGCCCCTTTTGGAGGGCGTCGTCACGCTCCCCTACGGCGACGCGCAGCGCCTCGAGGACGCCGTGCGCAAGCTCGGCCCCGACAACGTCGCCGGCGTGATCGTCGAACCCGTACAGGGCGAGGGCGGGGTCATCACCCCACCGGCGGAGTTTTTGCCCGCCCTAGAGCGCTTACGTCAGCGCTACGGGTTGGTGGTCGTCGCCGACGAGATTCAGACCGGTCTAGGGCGCTGCGGGGCGCTCTTTAAAGCGCTCGCCATGGGGCTCGAACCCGACGTCATCACGCTCGCCAAACCGCTCGGCGGCGGGCTCGTACCGGTCGGCGCGACCCTGGCGCGGCGCGCGATCATGGCGCGCGCGTTGGGGGGGCTCGCCAGCAAACGGCACTCGAACACCTTCGGCGGCGGCTCCCTCGCCATGGCGGTCGCGCTCAAGTCCCTCGAGATCATCCTCGACGAGGACCTACCGCACCGCGCGCGCGTCCTCGGCGAACGCGGTTTGGCGCGCCTCGAGGCGCTGCAGGCGCGCTACCCGGGGCTGTTGCGGGCGGTGCGGGGCTCCGGGATGCTCTTCGCACTGCAGCTGCAGCCCCTCCTCTCGCCGCGCACCCGCCTCCCTCAGGAGCTCGTGTCGCAGCTCGGCAGCGCGCTCGCCCTGCGCGCGCTGCATAGGGGCGGTATTCACGCCTGCTACACGCTCAATTCGAGCCGCACGGTGCGCCTAACGCCCGCGCTGACGATGCCCGAGAGCGTCTTTGAAGCGATGCTCGCGCGCCTCGAGGAGGTCGCTAGGCGCACGCCGCAGGCGTGGCGGCTCCCTCTGCAGACCCCGCCGCACGTCCTGTCGGGGCTCGCTCGGCTCGCCCTCAAGGGCTAGGGCTGGCCAACGGGGTCGCTGGAACCGCTGGTCTAGCGTCGGGGCAGGCGCCCGTGGCGGTCGGGCGTGATCCACGAGCTGCCCTTGCACGAGCCCACGCCGACGCCGACCGGGCGCAGAACCTGGCCCTAGGCGCTCGTGGCCTTCGGGTCACCGCGCCGCGTCACCTCGAGGTAGCGCTCCTGCAGACGCCGGTGGTCGTCCTCCAACAGCGCCTTCTGAGCGCCCTCGACGGTGAGCCGCGCCTCCTCGCGGAGGGTGCGGTGGAGCGCCCCGTCGTCGGTGAGCTCGAGCAGCTTCCCGAGCGTCCCCAAGAGGTGCAGCGAGTAGAGCATGTTGTCCGCCGTAGCGCGCCGCATCTCCCCCAAGGTGCTGTGCACGAGGCGCGAGAGGTCGTAGTCGGGGACGAGCAGCCGGAGCGCCCCCCCTTCCCCGCGGTACTGCGTCGGGCGCTCGCGGGCGCAGAGCCGCTTGATCCCCTCGGCGATCCGGTCGGTGCAGCGCATGGCGGTAACGGGGTCGTTGACCCCCCTGGAGAGCGCCCGCAGCGCCATCTCGGAGAGCTCATCGAACAAAAAGTCGAGGTCGCGCGCCGAGGTGCGGCGGGGGCCTATGGTAAACGCACCGAGGAGCTCCTCGCGCGCCCCCGCGTCCAAAGCACCCCAAACGCGTACGAGCGGCTGCCCCTCCAGCAAAAAGGCGCCCGTTTCGTGCAGCACCTCGAGGACCACCCCGCGCCGGTCGGCGAAGGTGATGAGCCCCTGGCGGTCGAACCCCTGGAGGTAACCGCCCCGCGGCGCAACGAGGAGCACCCCCTCCCCCGGCGGCCGCGGGAGGTGTTCTCGGCGCTCGCCCCGCGCCTCGGGGTAGAGCCGCTCGGTGAGCGCCGCGAGATCGCGAGCGATGCGCGTGGTGATGCTCGAGGCCTGCACCGACTGCGCGGTGTGGTGGATGAAGTAGACGAGCACACCCAAGCTGGCGAGCGCGAAGAGGATCGCGAGCAGCACGGCGAGGTGCGGAACGAACTCGTCGCCGGAGATCGCCCCCCCTTCGCGAATCGCGCGCATCACGAAGATGCAGTAGATAAAGGTCGACACGAAGGTGCCGAGCACCACCTGGTTACCGGTGTCGCGCATGAAGTTATTCAGCAGCCGCGAACCGAACTGCGACGAGGTGAGCTGCAACACGGCCAACGTGATCGAAAAGATGGTGCCCGCGACGGTGATCATCGAGCTCGCGATGGTCGAGACGAGCGCGCGCGCCCCGGCCGGCTCGTTGAAGTGGACAAACCCCAGGTCGCGAAAGAGCTCCTGGTCTAGATCGCCGCCCAGCCGCAACACGAGCGACGCGAGCAGCGCCGCCCCTAACGACATCACTCCGGGGATAAACCAGTAGCTCGAGAGGAGCGCGTCCTTGACGCTTTCAAAGCGGTTACGCACCGGTTTCTCCGGTGCGCCTGGTGCACGTTAGCGGCTTCACAACGCCATCATATCCACCAAGGTCCTCGGACGCGCGCCGCACCGAAGCTTAAAGCGGCCTCCACGAGGCGCCTGGGGGCGAGCCCCCTCGGGCGGGCTCTTTAAGCGTTGAAAAATTTCTAACAGCGCGCGGCGCGGCGCTCGCCTAAGGTGGGTGGATGAACCGGCCCAGGTCGACGACGCTCGCCACGCCGCTCGCCCCCCCGAGCAGCGGCACCCTCACAACGGGCGTTCCAAAACGCCCGTCACCCCCCCGCCCCCGTGGCCTCACCCTTTGGCTCCTTCTCGCTTTTGTGCTGAGCGCTTGCGGGGGTCAGAAGGAGGTGCCCGAGCTCGAGCCCAGTGCGCGTCCCCGCCTGGTGCTCGTCACCGAAACCGGCGTCACCCCCCTCGCGGGCCGCACGGTCTCGGAGCGGGTCACGGTGCGGTTGCAAGGCGCCGCGGCGGCGCGCGGCGTCGCGTTTTTCTTGAGCGGCCCCGAGGGTCAACGAGCACCGCTACACGTCGCCAAACGCGCCCCCTTCGACGCCGCGATCGACCCCTCGGCGCTTCGGCCGGGGCGCTA
This window contains:
- a CDS encoding aspartate aminotransferase family protein gives rise to the protein MSASGLRRDSDAAAPPSGLVRTDEVFAGLEPARLGALERAHGNGDLVRVLEALGIAGPFVAVTPWELEGPAGERLINAGGYAALPFGEAYPPLVAFVARYLEANRWMGLPQQALSPWRGALEANLVALLAREAPSHADSQVFFSNSGAEAVETALKLVRAARPGARYLINFARAYHGKTLGALSLTPNEEFQAPFRPLLEGVVTLPYGDAQRLEDAVRKLGPDNVAGVIVEPVQGEGGVITPPAEFLPALERLRQRYGLVVVADEIQTGLGRCGALFKALAMGLEPDVITLAKPLGGGLVPVGATLARRAIMARALGGLASKRHSNTFGGGSLAMAVALKSLEIILDEDLPHRARVLGERGLARLEALQARYPGLLRAVRGSGMLFALQLQPLLSPRTRLPQELVSQLGSALALRALHRGGIHACYTLNSSRTVRLTPALTMPESVFEAMLARLEEVARRTPQAWRLPLQTPPHVLSGLARLALKG
- a CDS encoding DUF2254 domain-containing protein, encoding MRNRFESVKDALLSSYWFIPGVMSLGAALLASLVLRLGGDLDQELFRDLGFVHFNEPAGARALVSTIASSMITVAGTIFSITLAVLQLTSSQFGSRLLNNFMRDTGNQVVLGTFVSTFIYCIFVMRAIREGGAISGDEFVPHLAVLLAILFALASLGVLVYFIHHTAQSVQASSITTRIARDLAALTERLYPEARGERREHLPRPPGEGVLLVAPRGGYLQGFDRQGLITFADRRGVVLEVLHETGAFLLEGQPLVRVWGALDAGAREELLGAFTIGPRRTSARDLDFLFDELSEMALRALSRGVNDPVTAMRCTDRIAEGIKRLCARERPTQYRGEGGALRLLVPDYDLSRLVHSTLGEMRRATADNMLYSLHLLGTLGKLLELTDDGALHRTLREEARLTVEGAQKALLEDDHRRLQERYLEVTRRGDPKATSA